The DNA sequence CATCCTAAATGCTTTTAGCAAACATGATCTGGAAGCTTTATTACACCGTGCCATGAAAACGGACACCGAATTAGCTTCAAAAAACATAACGCTCAAGGAAACAGAAGCACTACTACGACTTTCTGGCGGAGATGGCAGGAAACTGCTTAATATTTTTGAGTTAGTGATAAATGCCTCGCCAGACGGAGAAATTATCATTACAAATGATCGTGTATTTGAACTGGTACAACAAAATACGGTTTTGTATGACAAAACGGGAGAGCAACATTATGACATTGTTTCTGCATTTATAAAATCAATTAGAGGCAGTGATCCAAATGGAGCTGTTTACTGGTTAGCACGAATGATTGAAGGTGGTGAAGATGTAAAATTTATAGCACGAAGAATGCTTATTTTATCGAGTGAAGATATCGGAAATGCCAATCCTACTGCTTTTATTATGGCAAACAGTACTTTTCAAGCTGTATCAACCATTGGGTACCCTGAAAGTCGTATCATACTAAGTCAATGCGCTATTTATCTGGCTACCTCACCAAAAAGTAATGCCTCCTATATGGCTATCGGAACTGCACAACAATTGGTCAAGCAAACCGGAGATTTACCAGTACCTATTCACTTGCGCAATGCCCCAACTAAGCTTATGAAAGAACTGGGGTATGGTGAAGATTACAAATACTCTCATGATTATGCCAATAATTTTGCCGAACAGGAATTTTTGCCGGACGTCGTAAAAGAAACGGTTCTTTATAATCCGGGAAGCAATTCCCGAGAGAATAGCAACCGCGAATTTTTAAAGAACCGTTGGAAAGACAAATATGGTTATTAAAACCAGATCTTATTATTTAGAATTTAACCGTAACTTTTTCAGATACCAGTTTATCGTTTTGATAGTACTCAAAATACCATTGATTATCTTTAGCATTTAATGTACCCTGAACAGTATCCTTTATTGCTATAAAAGAATCCGAGCGAGACGTTTTAAACAATTTCATCACTACTTTTGGAGTCTTATCAATTAACTGATATCCGTTTTCTGTTGGCTGTGCGTATAGTAAATTTGGATCTGAAATGTCTGCAACAGGAGCTGCAACAGTATTTACAGCAGCAGTAGTTGCAACAGCAGCGGTAGCAACCACAGGTAAAGACGCAACAGTGTTCACCCTCGTTACAGGAGCTGCAACCAGATTTCCGCTATATTTATAATGTAAACTATTTACCGAAACAAAAGCGCCATCAAGTGCTTCTCTATAGGCAATTTCATAATCCTTCTCTTTGCTTTTTCCAATCTCCGAAGTGTAAATCTCTTTCCCATAACAATCTTTTAATTCAACAAAAAGCTTCGTTACTAAAAAACCACCCTCCTTCTTTACATCAACATATAAAAGCTGACAACGATCGTTTAATTCTGCAGGGATTTCTTCATTGATATAAAATGCATTAAAACCGGCTTTAAGCAAATTTGATTTAGTTCTAGTTGCCAATCTGTACTGATTATCTGTTTTAACAAAATCATATCGCAACGGAATAATGACAGCCTTATAATCATTAACGGATTGTGAAAATCCAATAACCGAAAATAAAAGTGCTGTCAGTAAAAATTTAATTTTCATAATTATAAATATTTTTTAAGTTCTAATAAATGATTTATTTGTTTAAAATTTGTCGGGGCTTCAATCTTTTTATCATTAAAAAAAATAGCATCTAAACCTGCATTTAAAGCACCATTAACATCTGCGTCAAGGTCATCACCTATCATAATACTATTTTCCCTAGTAGTTTGAGCTAAATTGAGCGCATAATCAAAGATAATACTATTTGGCTTTTTTACACCTGCCAATTCCGAATTAGTGATCGTGCTAAAATACCCCCCAAGAGCTGCATTATTTATTTTTTTATCCTGAACCTGGGCAAAACCATTGGTAATAATGTGCAATTTGTATTTTGGCTTCAAATATTCCAATACTTCAATAGCACCATCAAAAAGGTGATTATTCTCTGTTAAGAGCTCGATATACTCATTTGCGATTAAATCGATATCTTCATCCGAAATTTCATAGTTTAATTCATCAAAAGAAAATTTCAGTCTATTATATCGCAATTCCTGATGTGTGATTTTATCATGTTGGTACAGTTTCCAGCACGCTTGGTTTATCGGCACATATTTATCAATAAAATCGGCTGTGTTTATGTTTAGAGATTTCTCTTTAAAAATACGATTAAAAGTCATCTCAGAGTTTTTATCAAAATCCCAAAGTGTATGGTCTAAATCAAAAAAGATATCGGTAATAGTAGTGTTCATATATTAAAAAATTCCTTCATCTACAAAACTATAATATTTTGTTTCAGTAATAATCAAATGGTCTAAAACTTTAACATCTAAGCTGTCTCCTGCCAATTTTAATGTCTTTGTAATTTTCTTATCTGCATCACTTGGAGATAATGCCCCCGAAGGATGATTATGACACAAAATCAAGCCTGTAGCACCTTTTTCTAAAGCTAATTTAAAAACTAGGCGTACATCAACAATTGTACCTGCTATTCCTCCTTTACTTAGTTGTGATTTAAAAATTACTTTATTCGAATTATTTAGAAAAAGAACCCAAAATTCTTCATGTGGTAAATCGCCAATTATGGGTTGCATAATCTCAAAGACCAACTTGCTGGATGTAATTTTAATCAATTCTACAGAATCCTCACTTCTACGGCGACGCCCCAATTCTAAAGCAGCGACAATACTGATTGCTTTCGCCTCTCCTATTCCTTTAAAATTCATCAATTGAGGAATCGACATTTTGCCCAATGCACTGAGATTATCAGCAGTGGTCAAGATTCTTTTACTTAAATCAACGGCCGATTCGTTTCTGTTACCGGATCCAATTAAAATTGCAATTAATTCTGAATCGCTCAAAGCACTTTTGCCTTTTAGCATTAACTTTTCACGTGGTCTGTCGTCTTCTGACCAGTTTCTTATAGGGAAATGTATCGCTTCCATCTGTAAAAATTTAGGTAAATATCTTATCCTTCAAATTTAAATAAAAACTAAGAAAATTCATTCAAAATAAACATAAATTATCATTTAAATTATTCCTACATTTAAATAAAAAACGATGAAATACTTTTCTATTCTTTTCCTTTTAATTATATCCTATTCCTGTCAACAAAAAAAGGAGAGTAAAATAATTTCATTGACTTCAAATCAGGCGATAAAAAAATTTGAAGAAAAACTATCTGATGCCGCAATTTCGATCATTGACCCCACAATAGAATATGATCCTGCTTATTTTTCTATACCCTATCCTAATGGAGATGTTCCTAAAAATAAAGGCGTCTGTACTGATGTTATCATTCGTTCCTACAGAAAACTGGGTATCGATTTACAAAAAGAAGTGCACGAAAATATGATTGCAAACTTCTCTGCCTATCCCAATTTAGAAAAATGGGGAATGACAAAAACAGACCCTAACATAGATCACAGAAGAGTTCCAAATCTAGAGGTTTACTTTGAACGAAAGGGGCAGAAACTTAACATTAGCCAAGATCCGTCTGCTTATAAAACAGGTGAAATAGTAACCTGGATGATCAATGGCAAACTTCCTCATATTGGAATTGTTACCAACAAAAAATCAAAAGACGGAAAACGAAATCTGATCGTACACAATGTTGGCGGCGGCCAGGTTTTGGAAGATTGTTTATTTAATTATGAAATAGTAGGACATTATAAATATGTCAAATAAAAAAGCCAACTAACAAACTGTCAATTGGCTCTTAAAAAATATTTAGATAAAGGCTATTCGATTAGTCCTTTAACATCATCAAAATTTAATCCTCCGTAATTCCCTGAACTCATCAAAAGCAATGCAGAATTCTCGAGATTTAAATTGAACAGGTATTCCTTAAATTCAACAGGATTAGTATAAATAATTAAATCTTTTCTGTTGAATGAACTTGCAATTTGTTCATAGGTAACTTCTTCAAGCTGTTTAATCTTAACAGCATCGGGAGAATAAAACACCACTGCCACATCGGCATATTCCAGTGCTCCTTCATATTCCTTTAGAAACTCAGCATTCAAGCTACTGTAGGTATGCAATTCCAGACACGCTACCAAAGTTCTGTTCGGATATTGTTCTTTTACCGCTTTGGTAGTAGCAGCTACCTTACTTGGCGAATGCGCAAAATCTTTGTAAGCCACCTTTCCTTTTCCTTCTGCAATTTTCTCCAGACGTTTAGATGCTCCTTTAAAACTAGCTATGGCTTCGTAGAAATCGGCTTCATCAACCCCCATGTTTTGACAAATCCATTTAGCTCCGGCAAGATTATTTAAATTATGTGCACCAAAAACTTCAATAGGCATATCTCCTTCCGGAGTTTTTAGTAAAGTAACCCCATCACTAACAGTATATTCGGGAGTTTCATAAGCTAATTTACGAATTGGATTTGTTGCTGCTTCGGCAACACGTTTTACTTCAGGATCATTTTCGTTGTAAACTAAAATTCCACCATTTGTAATTTTACCAATGAAGATTTCAAATTGCTCCACATAATTCTCATAGGTTGGAAAAACATTAATATGATCCCATGCAATTCCAGAAATCAAAGCGATATTAGGTTGGTACAAATGAAATTTTGGTCTTCTATCGATTGGAGAGGACAAATACTCATCACCTTCTAAAACCACAAAATCATTCTCTTCAGTAAGATGCACCATGGTATCAAAACCTTCCAATTGTGCTCCAACCATATAATCCACTTCTATATTATGATAATGCATAACATGCAAAATCATCGAAGTTATAGTCGTTTTTCCGTGCGAACCACCGATTACAACACGGGTTTTATTTTTAGATTGTTCGTATAAAAATTCCGGATAAGAATATATTTTCAAACCCAATTCCTGTGCTTTTAGCAATTCCGGATTATCTGCCTTTGCGTGCATTCCTAAAATTATCGCATCAAGATCCGTCGTGATTTTTTCAGGGAACCATCCTAATTCAGCAGGAAGAATTCCTTTGTTCTCTAACCTTGATTTTGACGGTTCAAAGATAGCATCATCGCTTCCCGTCACCTGATATCCTTTGTTATGCAATGCTAATGCCAGATTATGCATGGCACTTCCGCCTATAGCGATGAAATGTGTTTTCATTTTAAATTCCAATTTTATCTTAAATTCCGAACCGTAATACTTTAAAAATCTATTTATTAGGTCTCAAATTTTTGTTTTAATTCCCGAGCTTTTTTAGGGTCTTTTAATTTGTTCAAATATAAATTATATAATTTTTGAAACGTAGTTTTTGATTTACCAATTTCATTCGCTTTCATATAATATTTTTCGGCCGAGTTATAGCGTTTAAAATATTCTTCAATCCTTCCTTTTGACAAGTATCCGTCTACCACAGACAATTGCATTAATTCTACTGAATAAGAAATTGCCTTAGTCTCACTTCCTCCAAAAATACCGGGCAAATGCAAATAATATTCGATCAATCCCCAGCGAGCCTGAAGGTGTTTTGGATTGAGTTCTATAGCTTTTTCAAATGATTCCCGCACTTCGGTTGCCATTCCTAAAGCTTTAAATTTATTTACTTCTGAAGCCCGCATTCCAAGAGCGCCGCCATATTTAAAATAATAATTAGCTTCCGTTGGTTTTAACTCTTTCAGTTTTTTGTAATATCCAACCGCTTCTTCCCACGATTTATTATAAGAAGCAATATCACCTAAATACTCTATAACCTTTGTATCTGATGGTTTGTTTTTCAAAACCTCTTCGAACAGATTTTGCGCTTCATCGTATTTTTTTGCGTGAAACAACTTCTCTCCCTTTTCGAAATTAGATTGCGAGCACATTACTAATGGCGAAAGCAAAAATAGAAGTAGCAGTTGTTTCATGTTTCAAAAATAAGGAAATATAAAATGTATCATTTGCTTTTAGATATAAATTGCTACTTTGGGTGAAAAATATTCTAAGAACTTCCCAACCTTTCTTTTAAAAAGGTCATCATACATTAAAACGCTGCTATGAAAAATATATTATTTTTATTCTTATTGCTCTCTACAACACTTTTTGGACAACAAAATGACAAAAAATGGGATAACGTTGTTTTTTACGAAAAAGCAGGCAAAATAAAATCCGCTAATGAAATAGTTGCTAAAATCTATAAAAAAGCAGTACTCGACAAAGATGAAGTTCAAATAATAAAATGCTTTTTCTATCAATCGAAGTACATGCAAATCCTTGAAGAAAACGCTCAAACTAAAATAGTAAATAATCTAAAAAAAGACATAAGTAGAATTACTATTCCTTCAAGGGCTATTTTAAATTTAGTTTATGCGAAATGCCTGGATGAGTACTTCACGCAAAACAGATATCAAATCAACAACCGTACAAACACCGTAACTTTTGATGCAGATTTTTTGACCTGGACCGAAATCAACTTTAAAGATCAAATAAACAGTTCGTTGAAACAAACGCTCGAAAATGAAAACATTTTAAAGAATACTTCTTTAAGCCAATATAAATCTATTTTTGATTATTCAACAAAAGAAAAATTTAAAACTAATACTTTATTTCATTACATTTTAAAAGAATATATATTTCTGTTTAAGCAAAGATTGGCTACCTGGGAAATCAAAAGAGATCAATTTTTAAATTATAAAAAAGAACTTTATGGAAAATCTGACGACTTTACAAAAATAAATTTTGATTTTGTCAGCAGTCCAGACCTTCAAAATCTCCTTTTGTTATACCAAAAACTAGAAAAAAACACACCATCTGCCGAAAATACATTTGACCGTGTCCTATTCTGCAAAAATTTTATATTTGAAGCTGATACCGACTACATCAATGCGCTTACTAAAATTCAAAAAAGTACAACGGATACACTAATTATACAAAAAACTCAATTAGAAAAAGCGGAAATCCTTATTCAAAATGCATTTAAAGACCTACATTCCGATTATAAAATTAAAGCTGTTGCAACTTTAGACAGTATCCTAAAAATCAATAATCGATCTAACGCGTACAAACAAGCCATTGAGAAAAAACACTACATCAATTCAAAATCGTTACAAATTCAACTTGAAAAATACACTTATCCCGATCAAAACACCAGAGCGTTCCTTACCTATAAAAATGTTGACAGTCTAAAAATAAGTTTTTACAAAATAGATCTTAGTCAAATTAATTTTTTCCATTATTCCTACGCAAAAAAAGACAGCGTCTTAAATCATCTGCTTTTAAATCACATTCCTGTAGCTAAGAAAAATTACATTTTAAAAAATCCTAAAGACTATTTTGAACATACTACAGAAATCATCCTGCCCAATTTAAAAACAGGTAACTATGTAGTATTTTTCGAAAGCAACAACAATAAAAAAGATAGTAAAGCTTTTGCTTCTGAAACCCTTACCGTAAGTAATTTTACCGTTCTGACAGAAATAAAAGACAAAAAAGAATATTATCAGGTACTGGATAGAAAATCCGGGCAACCTATAGAAAATGTAAAGATCCAAACGGATAAATTCACTGGTCACACAGATAAAACCGGGATTCTTATTTACGAAAAAGACGGTATTGAAAGTTCGTATCTAAATTTAACGTTAACCAAAGAAAACGACAGCCTGGCTCTGTATAATAACCAAATACAAGTTTCTAACGAATATCGCGTAAATGAAACTACAAAAGGCAAAGTAAAATTCTACTTAGACCGAGCCATTTATCGTCCGGGTCAAACCGTTTATTTTAAAGGAATCGCTTTTCAGAAAAAAGCAACTCAATCTACAATTGTTTCTGATTGTGTTTTTAAAATTAGTATTCTTGATGCCAATCGATCAGTTCTAAAGGAATTCAACTTGACAAGCAATGAATACGGTTCCTTTTCAGGTGAATTTACTTTACCGAAAAATGGAATAACCGGAAATTTTTCGATTACCGCAGAAAGACCTAAAGATTACGAAAAAGACAGTATAAATGGTAAAACAAAAGAAAAACCTTCGTTTTGGGATTATGTTGATTTTGAGAATTCCTCTTTAAAATTTAGAATGGAAGAATACAAAAAACCAACTTTTGAAATCAGTATAGATCCTTTGGCAAAGACTTATGCTGTCAATCAAAAAGTAACAATAACCGGAAACGCGACCTCTTTTACAGGCGCAAACATTACCGATGCCAAAGTCTCCTATGAAATTCGTCAGGAAACTTATAAGATTAACCGGTATGACGACTATGAATATTATGGAGGAAAATTGCAAATAATATCCCAATCCGAAACCAAGACGGACAACAAAGGGAAATTCACAATTGATTTTATCGCAAAACCAGATCCTGAACCAAAAAAAGAAACTTTACCAATTTTTAGTTATCGAATTAGAGCTACCGTAACGGATATCAACGGAGAAACACATACTATTGAGCAACTAATTGGTAATGTTGGATATCATGGATTAAAACTAAAAACAATACTTCCAAGCATTATTAAAACAAAAGAGAAAAACACTTTAAAACTAGAAAGCGAAAACTTAAATGGCGTATTTGCCGCAACGCAAGGCGAAATTAAAATTTATTGTTTGCGAAAATCAGAAAACAAATTCAAACCCAGAATATGGGAAAAACCAGAAATACAGTCAATTTCAGATACTGAATTTGATCGATTATTCCCTTTTGAGCAAAATAAAAAACCGCTTTCTGAGAAAGAAACAGGGGAATTAGTCTATACCCACAAAGTAGATACCGGAAAAAACCGGGAAATCCCGTTAGACTTTATGGCTGAGTACCCGTCCGGAAACTACAAAGTTACTTTTGTCGCCACAGACCAATTTAACACTACCATAGAAAACAGCTCTCTTTTTAATCTCATTCATAGTTCAGAAAAAACAATTCCGAACCAACTTTTCACAGTTGAGCAAACAAATTCCGACCCAAAAAAAGATGGATTTTTAAAAATTAAAATTCATAGTAAAATTCCTAACTTGTATATAAACGGCTCTGCTTATTATAGAGATATGTCTTTTTTTGAAGAAAATGTCATCGTAAAAGATAATGAAGCTTCTTTAACAATTCCACTACAAAAAGAGTTCGAAAACACGATTACGATCTATTTCACGAGTGTTTTTGACAATGCCGAACTCAAAAATCAATTGGACGTTACCCTAAAAAATGAAGAACCAAAACTTCAATTTGAAATAAAAAGTTTCAGAAATAAAATTGAACCCGGAAAACCGGAAAACTGGTCTTTTAAATTATCCGCATCCAATACAACTTTAGAATCAGAAATTCTGGCAGCTATGTATGACAAATCCTTAGACCAATTTGATAAAGAAGATTGGCACTTGCTAAAATTCCCTAATTTCCATTCTTACTATAATTCAGGATACAAAAATCATTTTGGATTCCAAAAAACATATTCTTCAATAAATAATTTAAATACTGATTTAAACCATATCCAATTCTATAATCAGGGAACTGAGTTAATGTGGTTTGGCTTTAATTTTAATAATACCAACAATCCTTACTCACTTAAAGAATACGAAAACTATCTTACTAATAAAGCCAAAAAGCCATCTGATGCAAAAATGGTTTTCGGAATTGTATCTGATAACGCCGAAGTTTTGCCGGGAATCACTATCAAAATAAAAGGCACTAATAGAGCTACCACTTCTGATTTTGATGGATATTACCAAATCGAAGCCGGTGAGAATGAAAATCTCGAATTTTCATACCCTGGTTATAAAAACCAAATTAAAACTATTGGTCCTGAAAAAGAAATAAATATTATACTGGAAGTGGAAGATTCAGCTCTGGAAAAAGTCATCGTAGTTGGCTATGGTATACGAAAAGTAAAAAAATCATTTGCCGCCTCAGTAGTCGAAGAAGACAATTCGGTTTATAGCAGTGCCAGTGCATCATTATCTTTAGAAGAGAGAATTACAGGATTACAGGCTTCTAAAAATGAAGAATTAAATGCTATACTACAAGTCAAACCAAGAAAAAACCTCTCTGAAACGGCATTCTTTTTGCCTCATCTAAAAACAGATGCTAAAGGGAATGTAAGTTTCAACTTTACTTCTCCGGAAGCTTTAACAAGTTGGAAACTTCGTTTACTGGCCCATAATAAAGAGGCAGCTTCGGGGTACTTAGAAAAAACGGTAATCACTCAAAAAGACTTGATGGTTTTACCTAATTTTCCACGTTTTTTAAGAGAAAAAGATACCATTGTAATTACTGCTAAGATTTCGAATATTACGAATGAAGTCAAAACCGGAATCGCCATTTTACAATTTTTTGATGCCACCACTATGGAACCAATCGATGCCAAAATGCTAAATGCTAAAAACGTTAAAAACTTCTCCGTTGGGGCTTTGGGGAACACGACAGCAAGCTGGACAATAACTATTCCGGAAGGATTACAAGGGGTTCAATATAAAATCCTGGCCAAATCCGGAAACTTCTCTGATGGTGAAGAAAACATTCTTCCTGTTCTGACCAACAATATGCTGGTTACAGAAAGTATTCCGATTTGGGTTCGTGAAAATTCTAAAAAAGAATACACTTTTGAGAATCTAAAAAACAATACTTCGACCACTTTAAGAAATCATCAGTTTACTTTAGAATATACGTCCAATCCCTCTTGGATTGCGATTCAGTCTCTTCCTTATTTAATGGAATACGAACATGAATGCGCCGAACAAACTTTCGCGCGATTCTATGCCAACGCATTGGCGACAGAGATTATTTCGAGTAATCCCAAAATCGCCACCGTTTTTGAAAATTGGAGAAAAAAAGGAAAACTGAATTCAAAATTAGAAGAAAATGAAGAATTAAAATCGATACTTCTAGCTGAAACCCCTTGGTTTAATGATGCTCAAACTGAAGACGAAAAGAAGAAAAACATAGCCCTGTTATTTGATTTAGAGAAAATGAAAGTATCTCAGGAAACGACTTTCAAAAAATTAAAACAAAAACAGAAGAGCTCAGGAGGATTCCCTTGGTTTGACGGAAGTGATGAAAACAACTATATCACCAGACATATTTTGGCAGGTTTAGGCCATTTATCTAAATTGAGTAAAACAAAAGACAATCTTTCTAAAATGGATGCCATTGCAAAAACAGCAATCCCCTATTTAGACCAACAGTTTCTGGAAAATTACAAACTAAAAACCAAAAATCTAAAAGCTGCCGACAAACTGCTTTGGATTAACCCAAATGCTGATTTACACCATTTGTATGCGAGAAGTTTTTATTTAGAGAACTACCCGCTTTCAGATACTTTAAAAAAGGCTTCCAAAATGTATCTCGATACCGCCAAAAAAAACTGGCTAACCTATTCTCTATATGAAAAAGGATTAGCGGCTTTAACATTAAACCGTTTTGGAGACGAAGCAGCTGCCAAAACAATCCTGGAAAGTCTAAAAGAAACTGCCTCCAACAACGAAGATTGGGGAATGTATTGGATTGCCAATAAATCGGGTTGGTACTGGTATCAGGCACCAATAGAAACACAAGCTCTATTGATTGAAGCTTTCAGCGAAATAAACAACGATACCAAAGCTGTCGATGCCATGAAAGTCTGGTTGCTAAAAAACAAACAGACTAAAAACTGGCCCACAACAAAATCTACGACCGAAGCCATTTATGCCTTATTGTTACAAGGAACAGATTGGCTTAGTGTAAAAGACAATACTGTTATTACACTTGGGGATGAAAAAATCATGACCAAAAAATTAACTGAAAACGAAAAAGAAGCCGAAACAGGTTACCTCAAACTGAATTGGAAAGCAGACGAAGTCAAAAAAGAAATGGCTACAGTAAAAATCGAAAACAAATCTAATGTTCCCGGTTTTGGTGGTATTTACTGGCAATATTTTGAAGACTTAGATAAAATCAAAACCAATACCGGAGCGGTTTTATCCGTATCAAAGGAACTGTATCATAATAAGAGTACTATAAAAGGAAATGAACTCGAAAAAATAACAGCCGAAAAGCCATTACAAATTGGTGATCTGATAACCGTAAGATTGCTTATCACCTCTAAAGAAGATACCGAATTCGTACACTTAAAAGACATGCGTGCTTCTTGTTTTGAACCTGTCGATGTGCTTTCAAAATACCAATACAGAGATGGATTGGGTTACTACACCAGTACAAAAGACGCCGCAACACATTTGTTTTTTGACAAAATAAACAAAGGGACTTATGTAATAGAATATAATATCCGTGTCAATAACAGTGGTGAATTTTCTAATGGTATTACCACAATCGAGAGTATGTATGCACCGGAATTTACCAGCCACACTAGAGGAATTCGGGTGAAGGTCAA is a window from the Flavobacterium cupriresistens genome containing:
- a CDS encoding UDP-N-acetylmuramate--L-alanine ligase, whose protein sequence is MKTHFIAIGGSAMHNLALALHNKGYQVTGSDDAIFEPSKSRLENKGILPAELGWFPEKITTDLDAIILGMHAKADNPELLKAQELGLKIYSYPEFLYEQSKNKTRVVIGGSHGKTTITSMILHVMHYHNIEVDYMVGAQLEGFDTMVHLTEENDFVVLEGDEYLSSPIDRRPKFHLYQPNIALISGIAWDHINVFPTYENYVEQFEIFIGKITNGGILVYNENDPEVKRVAEAATNPIRKLAYETPEYTVSDGVTLLKTPEGDMPIEVFGAHNLNNLAGAKWICQNMGVDEADFYEAIASFKGASKRLEKIAEGKGKVAYKDFAHSPSKVAATTKAVKEQYPNRTLVACLELHTYSSLNAEFLKEYEGALEYADVAVVFYSPDAVKIKQLEEVTYEQIASSFNRKDLIIYTNPVEFKEYLFNLNLENSALLLMSSGNYGGLNFDDVKGLIE
- a CDS encoding tetratricopeptide repeat protein, with protein sequence MKQLLLLFLLSPLVMCSQSNFEKGEKLFHAKKYDEAQNLFEEVLKNKPSDTKVIEYLGDIASYNKSWEEAVGYYKKLKELKPTEANYYFKYGGALGMRASEVNKFKALGMATEVRESFEKAIELNPKHLQARWGLIEYYLHLPGIFGGSETKAISYSVELMQLSVVDGYLSKGRIEEYFKRYNSAEKYYMKANEIGKSKTTFQKLYNLYLNKLKDPKKARELKQKFET
- a CDS encoding YjjG family noncanonical pyrimidine nucleotidase produces the protein MNTTITDIFFDLDHTLWDFDKNSEMTFNRIFKEKSLNINTADFIDKYVPINQACWKLYQHDKITHQELRYNRLKFSFDELNYEISDEDIDLIANEYIELLTENNHLFDGAIEVLEYLKPKYKLHIITNGFAQVQDKKINNAALGGYFSTITNSELAGVKKPNSIIFDYALNLAQTTRENSIMIGDDLDADVNGALNAGLDAIFFNDKKIEAPTNFKQINHLLELKKYL
- the radC gene encoding RadC family protein; this encodes MEAIHFPIRNWSEDDRPREKLMLKGKSALSDSELIAILIGSGNRNESAVDLSKRILTTADNLSALGKMSIPQLMNFKGIGEAKAISIVAALELGRRRRSEDSVELIKITSSKLVFEIMQPIIGDLPHEEFWVLFLNNSNKVIFKSQLSKGGIAGTIVDVRLVFKLALEKGATGLILCHNHPSGALSPSDADKKITKTLKLAGDSLDVKVLDHLIITETKYYSFVDEGIF
- a CDS encoding DUF1287 domain-containing protein; translation: MKYFSILFLLIISYSCQQKKESKIISLTSNQAIKKFEEKLSDAAISIIDPTIEYDPAYFSIPYPNGDVPKNKGVCTDVIIRSYRKLGIDLQKEVHENMIANFSAYPNLEKWGMTKTDPNIDHRRVPNLEVYFERKGQKLNISQDPSAYKTGEIVTWMINGKLPHIGIVTNKKSKDGKRNLIVHNVGGGQVLEDCLFNYEIVGHYKYVK
- a CDS encoding replication-associated recombination protein A, whose product is MEAPLAERIRPQKLEDYISQAHLVGPNGSLTQQISRGAIPSLIFWGPPGTGKTTLAQIIAQESKRPFYILSAINSGVKDIRDVIEKAKQSGGLFTAKNPILFIDEIHRFSKSQQDSLLAAVEKGWITLIGATTENPSFEVIPALLSRCQVYILNAFSKHDLEALLHRAMKTDTELASKNITLKETEALLRLSGGDGRKLLNIFELVINASPDGEIIITNDRVFELVQQNTVLYDKTGEQHYDIVSAFIKSIRGSDPNGAVYWLARMIEGGEDVKFIARRMLILSSEDIGNANPTAFIMANSTFQAVSTIGYPESRIILSQCAIYLATSPKSNASYMAIGTAQQLVKQTGDLPVPIHLRNAPTKLMKELGYGEDYKYSHDYANNFAEQEFLPDVVKETVLYNPGSNSRENSNREFLKNRWKDKYGY